One genomic segment of Rivularia sp. PCC 7116 includes these proteins:
- a CDS encoding four helix bundle protein: MTTSIIQNKSFNFALEIINLYPKLQQHKEYVISNQLLKSGTSIGANVEEASEKQSRKNFLAKIYIAYKEARETKYWLRLLKHSKLVNLDITKELTYIDE, translated from the coding sequence TTGACAACGAGTATTATACAAAATAAAAGTTTTAATTTTGCTTTAGAGATAATTAATCTTTATCCTAAACTTCAACAGCACAAGGAATATGTAATTTCCAATCAATTACTCAAATCCGGGACAAGTATCGGAGCCAATGTTGAAGAAGCCAGTGAAAAACAAAGTAGAAAAAACTTCTTAGCGAAAATTTATATCGCTTACAAAGAAGCTAGAGAGACTAAGTACTGGTTGCGATTACTAAAACATTCTAAGTTAGTAAACCTTGATATAACTAAAGAACTTACATATATAGATGAATAA